Genomic window (Erythrolamprus reginae isolate rEryReg1 chromosome 3, rEryReg1.hap1, whole genome shotgun sequence):
gaaaatcagAAAGAGAGAGGGCAGAGAGACTTCCTTCGTGGGACCCCACCTTGGAACCTTTTCCCCAGATGCCTGTTTTGTTCAGGAAAAAATGGATTTGGGGAAGCCCCTTTGATTGCGGTGTGATGTAGCAACCCGGATTTTGGCATTAGGCTTTGCTTTCATATCTCGTGTGAATGCAGAAAAGGGTCATTGTTGGCAAAGCAGCTCCCCTTTCTCTGGAATGCAGGACTGTTGCGGTCACTGAACCCAAAGAGTGcaccaagggagggagggagggaggctggctGGCTTGTAGGCTGGGTGAGCGGCGAACAAGAAAAAGCCTTTAACAGGGAAGGGGGTGGAGGCCTGGCTCTGCTTTACTTTTGCCCATTGAATGCTATTTGTTACTAGCTATATATATGGCTGGACAGTTGTAATATATTTATATGAGGTTGCAGAGGTTTGTTGCACTACAGAGCTTCCGGGAAGCTTCCATGACCcattggagtgcaaaaaacagcataacagcaaactagaagtgtgtttttctgaaatTCCCGTTTGTCTGTTAGGGGATTTCTTTTGCCTTACTGCCACAATGTGGGTGgtttatacaggatgccctgtaATTTCTTTCAGCTTTCAATACAAAtttggtgttctggggtggaactccatttttgctccccactgcattccctcccgtctgggcagcagcccacccctgcctccggGGTTTCACAGAAGTGTCCCTGAAGTGTTTGGAGGCTGAAATGGCCTTTCCGAAGGCCAACAATCAATTAGCCAGTGTAGATACACACTAGAGCTGAaacagggcaaagtctcacgtGCCATTGGTTCACCCCCACGGACTTAGGCTGTTAAACATTATCATTAACTATACCTTTCGCTAAAGCTGGAAGAAGCTATCTGAAGCCcagaatgtctttttaaaaatgagactTTAGAATGGACAAAATCTCTAAAGACATGGACATTTGTGAGAAAGGTTTGATGTCGCTAAGTAACATGAATCTAAGTAACTTATAGGAAATAGACCAAATGTGAGGTCAAAAAAGCAGTAACACTGATTTCTCAGCAGAttctatttcttttcattttttattttgagGATCAGTGATAGTTCCAAAAACACATTTGATTTAAAATGTTATCATGATATGAAAAATATGCCATTTTTATGTGATCTTCTATAGGAAACTTTTTTCCTTTAAAGACTTTTAACCTCCCATTAACAGGTTATGAGATTTCTGGAATAGAAAACATACCTAAAGGACCAGCAATTATTGTCTATTATCATGGAGCCCTTCCATTGGACTATTACTGTTTTGTAATGAGGTTGTATAGACTCACTGGGAGACACTGCTATTCCGTGGTAGAAAAGTGTATCTTGCAATTACCAGGTAAAAGAATTACTATGTttaggggtttgggggggggggggggtctttaaTAAAATTGATTCACTAACCTATGAAGTCCAATCTTTCTTCTTTAAAGTTCTTGTTTGGATTTATGTCATGATGGAAGTACAAGTATTCTGTTTTATCTTACAAGCAAGAACAGAATGATTTCTTAGGTCTGCTTTTGCAGGACTAAAACAATTCAGTTCCGTTAATCAGTGTGATTGTCCTACAAGAGAAAGCTGTTTAAATATTCTGAAGCAAGGGCACTTACTTGGACTTGCACCAGGAGGACTAAGAGAGCAAAACTATGGAAATAACCAGTATAAATTAATATGGAAAGCACGTAAAGGATTTGCTCATTTGGCTATTGATGCCAAAGTGGTAAGCCATTTCTCTTTATATTTTTTGTAATGCTTTTAAAGTGGAATATGCATTTGTGAATACCACTATTTACTTTTAAGCTATTTGCTAATGCACAGGAGGGTGCGTACAACCAAAAATCAGATTTGCCAGGCCAGGAAATAGAAAATCTTATGGTTTTCAATTCACATAATTCAaatcccttttctatttttatcattttattatgCTAAACTATTTAAAACACTGAAAATATAAATGCATACATTAAACATTATGTAGCCATGCATACAAATAGCGTAACTTCAGAAGTAGtgaaaataaaagtaataattaaaataggaaGGAAGACCGTACCTTCCTTTTTGCTCTAGTAAAATGTGTCTATCCAACCATTAGCAATCCATACAATCCACACACAATGGCATCAACTATTAGATAGGAAGTGCATAGGAAAACAGAGCTTACGACTTATCCATCTatgccaaacttgattgtaataGAAAGTATCCTTCACTTGCCACCTCTcctgaaaaaaatgaagaaaataaaacGATAAGTAATACAAGTGTcataaaattagaaataaaatcatTGCCCTATAAATCTTAAAAATTATGCTTCTCCcctgcactccccccccccaaaaaaactggaCTTTCTAGAttgtctttgaagatgttttgtttcttttgagaagcaaaatgttttcaaataaaaacaagaaattccaattgcctcttgaaaaagcacatttgggagaaTCGTGACCTGTATGACTGTGaatctctatagcagtgatggtgaacctttttttcctcgggtgacgaaagagcgtgtgtgcgtgCTATCACACTTGCACAAGagcccagacccataattcaatgtctggggaagatagaaacagcttcccccacctcccagaggccttctggaggccaaaaacagcctgtttcccaacttctggtgggcccagtaggctcatgtttctccctccccaggctccaaaggctttcctggagccagggagagTAAAAAGccccccccatccctccggaggctctctgtaagccaaaaatgcacccccagagcctctgtgtgagccaaaaattagctggatagcacacacattcacattggagctaacctagggcaacggctcgtgtgccagcagatatggctccgcatgccatctatggcatccgtgccataggttcgccatcactgctctgtagTCTTGAAAATAGCACTTCTTTTCCCACACTGGAAGATgtgattaattttaaattctttcttTGAATCAATTTTACAAAGTCttagcatttttaaaagtttcaaaaaaaaatcacatatttaCTGTATATAGGGGGGATGCAAACAAATAAAGATCTCACAAAGCTGGAAAGAAATATGTTTTTCTTCTTAAACATCTTAAAGTTTAACGCATTTAGCAAATGGTAAACTTGAAGTGCTGAAGAATTTTCAGTCTTcaagaaacaataaaaagtaAAACTCCAAAATGGTTAAAAAGAAGAGGTTCCACCGCTAGGGAACCAATGACTCCCAGTTGATTGCAAGTGCCTATAAAATTGACAATTCTTCCCATCTACTCCAAAAAATTAGCTTTAGGGTGTACATTTGGGCAAATTCCAGATCGCAATTCCGGACAGAGTTTTGGCTGTCCAACTCTTACATCTAGCTACATTTTCAACCATAATGTATCTGAAATGCAGGAAAAAATGAAAGTTCTAGTTCatttttagaataaaatagaatagaatttttattggccaagtatgattggacccacaagaaatttgtcttggtgcatatgctgccagcgtatataaaagaaaaagatacatttgtcaagaatcatgtggtaaaacgcttaatgattgtcataggggtcaaataagcaatgaagaagcaatcaatattaataaaaatcttaggatacaaacaacaagttatagtcatacagtcctaagtgggaggaaaaggatgataagaatcatgagaaaaactagtagatatagaagtgcagatttagtaaaaagtctgacagtgttaagggaattatttgtttagtagagtgatgatgtttgggaaaaaactgttcttctgtctagttgtcttgatgtgcagtgctctgtagccacgttttgagggtaggagttgaaacagtttgtgtccaggatgtgaggggtcagaagatattttccccaccctctttttgactcatgcagtatacaggtccgcaatggaaggcaggttggcagcaattgtttttttctgcagttctgattatcctctgaagacggttatagaggtgcagatgacagactcaatgattcctctgtagaaatgtATCAGCAGCTCTGTGGGCAGTTTGAGGTTCcagagctggcgcagaaagaacattctttgttgtgcttttttgatgatgtttttgatgttaggtgaccattttaggtcttgagatatgatagaacctagaaatttgaaggactctactgttgatactgtgttgtctagtattgtgagaggcggAAAGGTgtaagggtttctcctaaagtctactaccATTTCTACACTTttcagtgtgttcagttctagattgttctgatcacaccacaaggatagttgttcaacctcccgcctgcatgcagattcatcattgtctcgaatgagtccgatgactgctgtatcatctgcaaactgcagtagtttaacaaatggatcatttgagatgcagtcattagtgtatagagagaagagaagtggtgagagtacacagccttggggggcacctgtgctaattgtacatgtatctgatgtgattgttcctagcttcacctgctgcttcctgttaggaagtttgtgatccacttacaagtgtgttcaggtaccgctagctgatttagtttggttaagagaatgtctgacatgatggtattgaatgctgaactgaagtctacaaagaggaccctaatgtaggtcattggagattcaagatgttgaaggatgtagtgtagagcaatataaacagcatcatctgttgatctatttgctcgttatgcaaattgcaggagatctaacagtggatctgtgatggttttcaaacaTCATTAGCCTTTCAaatgttttcataactacagatgttagagcaactggtctttagtcattcagttccttgatggggggcttcttcagcactgggaagagtatttgaagcaagaaggaacataacacaactctagtgatttgttgaagatttgggtgaagatgggggccaattggtcagcacagacttttaagcaagaaggagtaatcttgtctgggcctggtgcttttccaggcttctgtttgTATAATaaatctttcacttccttttctgtgatcactatgGGTTGTAAACCCagtgggatgggttcagttgtagaagatttggctgttgttggtgtgtctggggtggaggttgtgcagataagtggcTGTGGTTTCTTATCAAACCTGCAGtcaaacacattcaggtcatctgccaattgctgatctccttcagcttgggaaggtggtttgctgtaaccggtCACTGGAAGATTTCTTAATCATCACCTTCCCCCaaaggtcaggggtgtcaaactcaaagtctAGGGCCCGGATCTGGCCCAGAGGctgcttagatctgaccaacaTAGCTGCCCTGAAAAAAGCAAAAGACTTTACCACGgtgcctctgtcagtgaaaatggaccTTGAGAAGGCCGTGTGCTGTTTCCTGAACTCCGCTTTCACTaacagaaggttgcaggaggctgtagcAGCTAAAAACTATGTTTGGGGGCCCGTTTTCTCCAGCAAAGCACTCAGACCACCACAGGTGTCCGTGACATGAATGACATCAAACTGACCATATCAACTCCTGCCCCTTGTGGTTAAACACAACCCTCTGCTGAAAATAACAGATAGGAGTTATAAAAGTATAATTATCTTATACAATATATTATTCATATTAATGTATCAAAATAACCTTTTAATTAGTGTTTTTTTATCTCTAAGCAatacatttcatttctttcatgtACTGTAACTAAAATAATTTCATTATctgtttcctttatttcttctagCCAATCATTCCTATGTTTACACAAAATATTAGAGAAGGATATATGTCATATTTAAATATAAGTATGTAAAACTTTATTTATTCTTGggaatgttatttatttaagaCTATACGTTTGTACAGCTGCATCTTTGCTTACCATGTTTAATTTGAATGATTCAAGCAAGAATAAACTAAAAATATAATTAGGATAGATTAATTTGAGCTTATTTTTTATTGCTAGGAAAACTGTTTAAGGGGTGGTATATATGAGTTTTCTCCTAGAAtgagaaaatactgtatatggtcTCACTTCAGATATCTAACTAGATAGCTAGCTataactatctgtctgtctgtctgtctgtatgtctatatctatctatctatctatctatctatctatctatctacctacctacctacctacctacctataagtCTATAGCTCTATAGACATATACAAAGACATACACATATACAGTTATATACACATATACTGTAAATATACATGCATATGTACATACTCCAGAATTCCAGAGATTTGGTGGAAAAACTAATTTAATACCTTTCCCATAACTGACGTGATGTCATGGAATTACAAGGCACAGGGATGACCCGGAAATTATGGAAATTTAGCAAAGTTATCCATATTCTTTAAATGAATTGGTATTTATCCTCAAAAGACTGCCTGgcttatctgtttatctatctacttATATATCAGTCTTCTACCTGTCAGGCAActtgtacagtatttgtatgtCTATTTATGTGTCAGGATTAGCTTGTTCtcctaattctatttttttcataACTTTTAAATCTAAGTTGCATTTTGCAAACTGTAAGGCTTCAAACATGATggcttattttcttttcttggtaTATTGCAAAAACTTTACATTAATTGATTCCAGCACTGGTATTAATTATTGCATTTAAATAAGGCTTCTAACAAAGTCTTAAACTCTTGGCAATCTGCTAATATGCACATCTGAGATTTTCTAAAATTTGTACCTAGGACCAATGAGATGGTTATATGAACGAAACCGATGGTTAATCTTTCCATTATGTGGATTGTTTCCAGTCAAACTTATAACTCATATTGGAAAACCAATTCCATATGATCCAGATATAACTCCTGAAAAATTAGTTGAACAAGTAAGTGTATTTTTATTGTAAGGTGTAAATATCCATTCAAATTCAAATATCCATTCATTCTTTATGAAATTATAAACATTATACTCACTATTTGTAAACAGCTATTGAAATACATTTAGTAGATGTGCAAAAATATTGTTTGGTACATAAATGTAAGATTATCATCCATCCCATACTATTTAAGCAGCAGTTATTCAAACTACACAATCTGATTAACAGCatgcataaataaaaatatcaatcaAATAAAACCAAAACTATAAGATTAATTGGTGGACTTAcatgcaaatcaaatcaagataTAACAAAGATAAAGAAGGTATATGTACTGATACAGCCACAAACCTATTAGAAAAAAATCTTGATAGCACCAGATGATAAAATAATCAcgaagttatataaatatttgttaGAATTTGATAAGATGGAAGAAATTGTAAAAGGGCCCATGGTGGCATGGGCAAAAAATGTCGGACATGATATCCACCTAGCTGATTGGGGAAAATCTTGGAACACCAACTGTAAAATAACAAAATccgcagcatataaagaaaattattacaaattattttacagATGGTACCTTCCTCCTCAATATtagctaaaatgtacccaaaatgAAATGCAAATTGTTGAAAATGTAACAAAGAGACCAGCACattctttcatttatggtggtcCTGTCCCAAAGTTAAAGGTTTTTggaatacaatacatatgagTCCATCAGAAATCACAAAGGAGGAAATTGAGCTCACTCCTGAAGGCATGTTGTTAGGAATTTGGAGGAAAAAATATTCTAAGCAAACCCATTATCCAATTATAATAACTGCAGCTAGAATATCATATGCCcatttttggaaaaatgaaaaaatccCATTATGAATAAAATCTATAAATGTGTAGAGATGAATAAAATGACCCTAGAAATTAAGGGAACAAATGACAAAGAATTTGACAAGATATGGGATAATCTGGTATAAATGGACCAAGATAGAAATAAGCTAGAATGATACTGATATTTCTATATGTTTATAAATGCAAATATTTACCACATATCTCTCTTATTTATTATTCCAATCTTTGAATTTGTAAATAAGATTTGTAAATAAGAAATACAACAAAACAGTCTATGATCTGTAAAGGACAATTGAGATGTATATCATTTTTTTGTATTCtgtaaaaatgaagaaataaacttAAAAACAAGTAAATATCAATcaactaccatatttttaggagtataagagGCAAATAGCAAGTTAAAAtcctatatacagtggaacctcggctAATTACTATAATCCATTCTGGAATGTTGGTCATTAGCCGAAATGTTCGGTAtatgaaacaattttccccataagaaataaaggaaatggatttaattggttcccagcattTATTTCTTATGGGAAAAACTGATACCTTGTTTATCCCGGGTGTTCCATTCCAGGAGCACCCATGATAAAGGTTTTATCTCTCCCCACACACACCTTTTGTCCTTCACTCGCCCcccttacctctttacctcttgtctCTCTGCCTTTGTCTCCTCGGCAGGCgctgagtttgctggtcccagGGGGGCTTTTCTTTGAGGCCAGCGGTGGCGGCTCTGGCGGCAGCTCCAATGGCTTCTTTTCTAGGACAGTAGCACCGGCGGGGGCGAGGGTCTGGGGGCCTGGGCATGGATGTGATGTCCCCGGCACTGCTACTCCTCGAAAGGAAGCTGCTAGAGctgcctcagcagttgctgccaccaccacccccagaACCAGCAAACTCAGTGCCTGCCTTGTCATAGCCAAAGCAACACTTTGCTGTTCCCCTGGCGAGGACACGAACgcagagaggcaagaggtaaagaggtaaaGAGAGCCAGGGGAGTGAGAGACAATGGGTGTAACAGTTCGAATAACAATCAAAAATTTCTGTTTgatatccgaatttttgttcagtacCCGGTGCAAAGTTTTAacaacatttttggttgttatccgaAATGTTTGCTGTGCAAGGCGTTCATTAACCGAGGTTCcactatatatattaaatatatggtATGTTCTATAGAGTCCGTATACGGTGTATTTAGTTCCAGAATGTTCTCTCAATAGTTCCTGAACCATAAatctaaattaaatattttttttcttttccattccatcCCACCTCTTGCCACTCCACTGCTCCAACAGACTCGAAGGGCAATAGAAGATTTACGGGACAAGCACCAGAAAATCCCAGGAAGCCTATTGCATGCTCTTAGACAACGCTTTGATGCACATAACAAagataaataattatataacatTAACAATCTCTGCGGATAATATAAGTGTATAAATAGCTATTATATGTGTAGTGGTTGCATTCCATCAGGAACTTTTTTATAACAAAATGTCAGGGCAAGATTAAGATGGGATGAAAACATTTATTTCTTCAATGTATTTAAACTTCTAATATCAGATTAAATTGCAACCgttacatgatttttttttcctgatcccTTCTGAATTATGTTTGAGAGATCCGGGTGAACTGGCAGATGACTGAATAAGACCAAATGTTATTCTAATAttcaaaaagaaggaaaaggaaaacacaGCAAGATACTGACTAGTTACTCTTATGTTGATACTCCTAAAAATTTAAGAGTTCGTACTGTTATCATAAAAGGATTTATCATTCAACACTTTGAAAAGAATTACTAGAAATCTGTCTTGCTTTAGTTAATATTTTTTTAGATACTTTCCTTCTTAGTAAGTGGACTGTAGGAATTTTGTGAAGTTAATAtatcttgctttctttaaaaagcagttgacagtgtattttattttgtacagCAGGACATTAGTGTATAGGTTATGTACAGAAGTGGGATCTTCCCGGTTCGCaccggttctacagaacctgtagtaaactggtggtgatctcacagagccagttctgtcagttcaagtccatggatgctgccatcttgttgttatttttttattttttgctctttttatacttctattcatgtgcagaagctgagtttttggcactgcgcatatgctgctatcttgtttttggcttccccccccccccccctatatttTGCTGGGTattcagaagctgagttttcagcattgCACATGATTGAAAAAAGGATCCACATCCACATGGTGCAGCCATGCAGCACACAATGTACATGCAGTCACGTGGCTTGGGAAGAAGTGACAAGTGAACCAGTGACAAGAACCTATCCCTGGTTATGTGAAGTTTAATTGAGCGCACTGCTGACTTAAAAATTATCCTCAAAGAGTGATAATCATTCATCAAATACAGTATTCAGTTGTGAATCCTGTATTCTTCAACAACTTAATTAATAAGTTATATGAAGAATGTTTTAACAAATTTACAGATATCTCAAGACTGGGTAGGATAATTCATACTTAGAAAACATAAACCGGATtcataaaaatttaatagaatGCAAAAATAGCAGAAAATGAAAAATTAACACATTTAAATACAACTGTATGCAACCAAAGATAATTCAGATGCGTAAGTATGGGTTTATAAAATACCTAGAGCAGTAATAGTACTTTAAAAGAGGGGTGGATTGAATTCTAATTAAACAGACTCTGAGACAACAGAAAGTGTTGTGTTCGCTTGAAATAATTCgagaaattcactgattggttaaaaCGCGGCTAGTTGGAAAAAGCCGCCAAAGTTAAACGGTTATCAGTTAGAAAAGCCCACGCTTTGGAAATAGTATAAATAGGgaaacgggttagccgttgcccttgttgggagttgcatTGCTGGAGAACACTTGCTCTTGTCTTTCCTCTGAATAAACGTGTTATGATTCAACTGAAGTCTCTGGTGCAGTGATTCAACAGAaagcaattacaattttaagctgctTTAATGGAAATACAGTTTCTAAATTACAGGAAGTAGATTTCCTATTTGATCCCTGAATTGTCAAGTAAATCTTGTTGACCACATATAAcagaaattatataaataatgACTATATTTTGGCAAATATAGTGCTTAAGGTGGATTAGCTGGTTATGACTGAACAAaatgcttatatcctaagatttttattaatattgcttcttcattgcttttttcagtgtttcccaaccttttttgagccgcggcacattattcatattttcaaaatcctggggaacactgaaggggggcggggcgggggggcgggctaaagaaaagtttggacaaaaaacccctctctcttcctccctttcgctctatttctcc
Coding sequences:
- the LOC139165928 gene encoding DGAT1/2-independent enzyme synthesizing storage lipids-like; translation: MVYPITALVILILLYYPLLFAFSIFYATNLVYTVWKKIGNLPEDVNCKQWDMPKKTYALMSDLIGKILHSYEISGIENIPKGPAIIVYYHGALPLDYYCFVMRLYRLTGRHCYSVVEKCILQLPGLKQFSSVNQCDCPTRESCLNILKQGHLLGLAPGGLREQNYGNNQYKLIWKARKGFAHLAIDAKVPIIPMFTQNIREGYMSYLNIRPMRWLYERNRWLIFPLCGLFPVKLITHIGKPIPYDPDITPEKLVEQTRRAIEDLRDKHQKIPGSLLHALRQRFDAHNKDK